The proteins below come from a single Lasioglossum baleicum chromosome 20, iyLasBale1, whole genome shotgun sequence genomic window:
- the Mmd gene encoding disintegrin and metalloproteinase domain-containing protein mind-meld isoform X5, whose translation MFWLHCGLFVLVIAVPGFINTADSTSKREADYTIDDSFWNEETPVGEVERLLREYRQNQELVHNIGAHFYQIIYPVQLRHHEKMGISTREVNMPKFPQRGYAEGGYQNYRGRTRSTGRHYHRTSLLIKAFNHKFRLDLEINAQLLAPNLLQKDFLVGGAEQSSKQEVEHCYYHGTIRDYPGATAAFHTCNGLSGVIHLGNETFVVHPFYGGDLSQKHPHVIFEARSKANKGCANSGNIEWRVKNRRQKHVLGLSENVSDRYKRDVREQTKYIETAIIIDKAMFEKRNGSTRAEVVHDAIQVVNIADLYFRTLNTRVSVTYIETWQGVNKANISEGMDINQALSNLNAYKMRNIVQVEHDTTQLLTGETFMGGESGVAVPSSICKSRALGISVDVNSYEPHLLAGTMAHMIGHNIGMIHDDERKNCVCQDWHGCIMAQSIVGLDNVQPYKFSDCSKNDYTETLRSGEAICLLNKPNELVGKRTCGNRKLDEGEQCDCGSIDECKELDPCCDPITCNLTREAECAAGPCCSKCKLLAPGVVCRESTNECDLPEVCTGKTGQCPVDVYRRNGSPCADNTGVCFNGFCPALDVQCEQIWGYGGIAADKHCFEHYNSKGSLSGHCGTDSSGHYIKCEPENVRCGSLQCQHGSKQPIIPGFDHSHIVMSIRGEEYQCKSTTGKVDGSDVPGMGLVRDGTSCGNNSVCVNQNCTNIFPLTNKERCPSNHNNNECSGNGYCTNINTCYCHEGWGGSDCSIQEEIPTPIPGNGSVGKNSTSIKMGPKETPYENYHGSNTVYLVLVLMSVVGGVFVVFTLMALCYRSVVVHKNYSLCLRRKSTVQKYEHPYVKKPPAKNYTSVSKNHHPEHEVLDSVNTNILNFHSMPKYNSRTDNQRVLFLPPNNVATTDGPRLKEHKMRKTVINEDDGSTGGEDAVSFIDLQSGANHSHGASQKGILKKPTVCGGTVVNLERTLDRLNGYHENIMEALRNAKTRHELVGTSSTGGNLVNDEVSHKPLEQCVYPDPCHKDMDGHDIDNQDEDDDGEGEGTCGILRIRNIEDLIKQLERHSSRHISHLSPCGSEEMRISESEADRHYRIDSSVCSESSQGSRRCSRARDDTYGRCRQPSSRSPYGTHQHTQHSHQMQVEEGIYETADPDRGSNARGETPDSESDAFIQAQQQLARWTSEDGVQHRPPQQPPPPAMTGGGTMQLLQQHRQGQCEHHQQLQQQQHHHHHHHAQPLQQQQQQQQSSLQHPCQQQHQLPVEQLPIQQRGYYPSPPHTDNNGLDNDETENAQSHQQQKLLPDVRGIDVNHLPNINKCPLDDTFSLDCNINNGSPKELNTNNTSDNENTALLPPSHFPEYKH comes from the exons ACAGGGAGACACTATCATCGGACGTCCCTCTTGATCAAGGCCTTTAATCACAAATTTCGCCTAGACTTAGAAATAAATGC GCAACTTTTAGCACCGAATCTTCTGCAAAAAGACTTTTTAGTCGGCGGCGCGGAACAAAGTTCTAAACAG GAGGTAGAGCACTGCTACTATCACGGCACCATCAGGGATTATCCGGGGGCCACCGCTGCCTTTCACACGTGTAACGGTCTCAGCGGCGTCATTCATTTAGGCAACGAGACCTTCGTCGTTCATCCATTCTACGGCGGCGATCTGTCG CAGAAACATCCTCATGTTATATTTGAGGCTCGATCAAAGGCTAACAAAGGCTGCGCTAACTCGGGGAATATTGAGTGGCGTGTAAAGAACCGTCGGCAGAAGCATGTTCTGGGCCTATCGGAGAACGTTTCCGATCGATACAAGAGAGACGTCCGTGAGCAAACCAAATACATCGAAACTGCCATCATTATCGATAAGGCTATG TTCGAGAAGAGGAACGGTAGCACTAGAGCGGAGGTTGTCCACGATGCCATCCAAGTCGTCAATATCGCTGATTTG TATTTCCGTACATTGAACACTAGAGTCTCCGTGACATACATCGAAACCTGGCAGGGCGTGAACAAGGCGAATATCAGTGAAGGCATGGACATCAATCAAGCTTTGAGCAACTTGAATGCTTACAAGATGCGAAATATAGTCCAAGTCGAACACGACACCACCCAGTTGCTCAC AGGCGAAACATTTATGGGCGGCGAATCGGGGGTGGCGGTGCCGTCGTCCATCTGTAAATCAAGAGCCCTAGGAATTAGCGTTGATGTGAATTCGTACGAGCCCCATTTACTAGCGGGCACCATGGCCCACATGATCGGCCATAACATTGGCATGATCCACGACGATGAAA GGAAAAACTGCGTGTGTCAGGACTGGCACGGGTGTATTATGGCTCAATCAATCGTCGGCTTGGACAACGTGCAACCGTACAAGTTTTCCGACTGCAGTAAAAACGACTACACGGAGACGTTGCGTAGCGGCGAGGCTATTTGTCTTCTGAATAAACCGAACGAG TTGGTGGGAAAGAGAACCTGCGGAAATAGGAAACTAGACGAAGGGGAACAATGCGATTGCGGATCGATCGACGAGTGCAAAGAGCTCGATCCATGCTGCGACCCGATCACCTGCAACCTCACCAGGGAGGCGGAGTGCGCGGCAGGACCATGCTGTAGCAAGTGCAAG TTGTTGGCCCCCGGAGTGGTCTGCCGGGAGTCAACGAACGAGTGCGACCTGCCGGAAGTCTGCACGGGAAAGACCGGCCAGTGTCCGGTTGACGTTTACAGAAGAAACGGCAGTCCGTGCGCGGATAACACCGGAGTCTGTTTCAACGGGTTCTGTCCAGCCCTGGATGTGCAGTGCGAGCAGATCTGGGGCTACGGAGGTATCGCAGCGGACAAACACTGCTTCGAGCACTACAACTCGAAGGGCTCCTTGAGCGGACACTGTGGCACCGACTCGTCCGGCCACTACATCAAGTGCGAGCCAGA GAACGTCCGCTGCGGATCGCTGCAATGCCAACACGGCAGCAAACAGCCGATAATCCCGGGGTTCGATCACTCGCACATCGTGATGTCGATCAGGGGCGAGGAATATCAGTGCAA GTCGACCACCGGGAAAGTCGACGGCTCAGACGTGCCCGGCATGGGGCTGGTTCGCGACGGTACATCCTGCGGAAATAACTCG GTGTGCGTGAACCAGAATTGTACGAACATTTTTCCGCTCACTAACAAAGAGAGGTGTCCCAGTAATCACAACAACAACGAGTGCTCGGGCAACGGC TACTGCACGAACATAAACACGTGCTACTGCCACGAGGGATGGGGCGGGTCAGACTGCTCCATACAAGAAGAGATCCCCACACCCATACCCGGCAACGGATCAGTTGGTAAAAATAGTACAAGTATTAAAATGGGGCCGAAAGAGACCCCCTACG AGAACTACCACGGCTCTAACACTGTATATTTAGTTCTTGTGCTCATGTCGGTGGTAGGGGGTGTTTTCGTAGTATTTACTCTGATGGCTCTCTGCTACAGGTCAGTCGTAGTACATAAAAACTACTCCCTCTGTCTCAG AAGGAAGAGCACCGTCCAGAAATACGAGCACCCGTACGTGAAGAAACCGCCGGCGAAAAACTACACCAGCGTCTCGAAGAACCACCATCCGGAACACGAGGTGCTGGACAGCGTCAACACGAACATCCTCAACTTCCACAGTATGCCTAAGTACAACAG CCGCACCGACAACCAGCGCGTGCTGTTTCTACCCCCGAATAACGTCGCCACCACAGACGGGCCAAGACTCAA GGAGCATAAGATGAGGAAGACCGTCATAAACGAGGACGACGGCAGTACGGGAGGAGAGGACGCTGTCTCTTTCATTGATCTGCAATCGGGCGCCAATCACTCGCATGGAGCGTCTCAGAAGGGAATCTTAAAGAAACCCACTGTTTGCG GAGGCACGGTGGTGAACTTGGAACGCACTCTGGACCGGTTGAACGGCTACCACGAGAACATTATGGAGGCGTTAAGGAACGCGAAGACCCGGCACGAGCTTGTTGGAACAAGTTCCACCGGTGGGAACCTGGTGAACGACGAGGTCTCGCACAAACCTCTGGAGCAATGCGTGTATCCGGATCCATGCCACAAGGATATGGACGGCCACGACATCGACAACCAGGACGAAGACGACGATGGGGAGGGAGAGGGTACCTGCGGTATACTACGCATCCGCAACATAGAGGATCTGATCAAGCAGCTGGAGCGTCACTCGTCCCGTCACATCAGTCACCTGAGCCCCTGTGGCTCCGAGGAGATGCGGATATCCGAGAGCGAGGCTGATCGTCACTACAGGATAGATTCGTCCGTTTGTAGCGAATCCTCCCAAGG AAGCAGAAGGTGTAGCCGCGCCCGCGACGATACCTACGGTCGGTGCCGTCAGCCGTCTTCTCGAAGTCCTTACGGCACCCACCAGCACACTCAACACTCCCACCAAATGCAAGTGGAGGAGGGTATCTATGAAACTGCCGACCCTGACAGAGGCTCAAATGCTAGGGGTGAAACGCCCGATAGTGAAAG TGATGCATTTATTCAAGCTCAACAACAACTAGCCCGATGGACTAGTGAGGACGGAGTGCAGCACCGGCCACCGCAGCAGCCGCCGCCACCTGCAATGACCGGTGGTGGCACGATGCAGTTGTTGCAGCAACACCGGCAAGGTCAATGCGAACACCACCAACAgttgcagcagcaacaacatcaCCACCATCATCACCACGCTCAGCCAttgcagcagcaacagcagcagcagcagtcgtCACTACAGCATCCATGTCAACAACAACACCAACTGCCGGTGGAACAACTGCCAATACAGCAGCGTGGCTATTATCCATCCCCACCCCACACCGATAACAATGGTCTCGACAACGACGAGACTGAAAATGCTCAATCCCATCAACAACAAAAGCTCCTCCCCGACGTTCGTGGAATCGATGTTAATCACTTGCCTAATATTAACAAATGCCCACTAGACGATACATTTAGTCTAGATTGTAACATAAATAATGGTTCCCCTAAAGAATTAAATACCAACAACACTAGTGATAACGAAAATACTGCCCTACTGCCCCCTTCGCATTTTCCCGAGTACAAGCATTGA
- the Mmd gene encoding disintegrin and metalloproteinase domain-containing protein mind-meld isoform X16 codes for MFWLHCGLFVLVIAVPGFINTADSTSKREADYTIDDSFWNEETPVGEVERLLREYRQNQELVHNIGAHFYQIIYPVQLRHHEKMGISTREVNMPKFPQRGYAEGGYQNYRGRTRSTGRHYHRTSLLIKAFNHKFRLDLEINAQLLAPNLLQKDFLVGGAEQSSKQEVEHCYYHGTIRDYPGATAAFHTCNGLSGVIHLGNETFVVHPFYGGDLSKHPHVIFEARSKANKGCANSGNIEWRVKNRRQKHVLGLSENVSDRYKRDVREQTKYIETAIIIDKAMFEKRNGSTRAEVVHDAIQVVNIADLYFRTLNTRVSVTYIETWQGVNKANISEGMDINQALSNLNAYKMRNIVQVEHDTTQLLTGETFMGGESGVAVPSSICKSRALGISVDVNSYEPHLLAGTMAHMIGHNIGMIHDDERKNCVCQDWHGCIMAQSIVGLDNVQPYKFSDCSKNDYTETLRSGEAICLLNKPNELVGKRTCGNRKLDEGEQCDCGSIDECKELDPCCDPITCNLTREAECAAGPCCSKCKLLAPGVVCRESTNECDLPEVCTGKTGQCPVDVYRRNGSPCADNTGVCFNGFCPALDVQCEQIWGYGGIAADKHCFEHYNSKGSLSGHCGTDSSGHYIKCEPENVRCGSLQCQHGSKQPIIPGFDHSHIVMSIRGEEYQCKSTTGKVDGSDVPGMGLVRDGTSCGNNSVCVNQNCTNIFPLTNKERCPSNHNNNECSGNGYCTNINTCYCHEGWGGSDCSIQEEIPTPIPGNGSVGKNSTSIKMGPKETPYEGTNNTLSTGWMVVIMVGVVKGVFITFALMAGCYRRKSTVQKYEHPYVKKPPAKNYTSVSKNHHPEHEVLDSVNTNILNFHSMPKYNSRTDNQRVLFLPPNNVATTDGPRLKEHKMRKTVINEDDGSTGGEDAVSFIDLQSGANHSHGASQKGILKKPTVCGGTVVNLERTLDRLNGYHENIMEALRNAKTRHELVGTSSTGGNLVNDEVSHKPLEQCVYPDPCHKDMDGHDIDNQDEDDDGEGEGTCGILRIRNIEDLIKQLERHSSRHISHLSPCGSEEMRISESEADRHYRIDSSVCSESSQGSRRCSRARDDTYGRCRQPSSRSPYGTHQHTQHSHQMQVEEGIYETADPDRGSNARGETPDSESDAFIQAQQQLARWTSEDGVQHRPPQQPPPPAMTGGGTMQLLQQHRQGQCEHHQQLQQQQHHHHHHHAQPLQQQQQQQQSSLQHPCQQQHQLPVEQLPIQQRGYYPSPPHTDNNGLDNDETENAQSHQQQKLLPDVRGIDVNHLPNINKCPLDDTFSLDCNINNGSPKELNTNNTSDNENTALLPPSHFPEYKH; via the exons ACAGGGAGACACTATCATCGGACGTCCCTCTTGATCAAGGCCTTTAATCACAAATTTCGCCTAGACTTAGAAATAAATGC GCAACTTTTAGCACCGAATCTTCTGCAAAAAGACTTTTTAGTCGGCGGCGCGGAACAAAGTTCTAAACAG GAGGTAGAGCACTGCTACTATCACGGCACCATCAGGGATTATCCGGGGGCCACCGCTGCCTTTCACACGTGTAACGGTCTCAGCGGCGTCATTCATTTAGGCAACGAGACCTTCGTCGTTCATCCATTCTACGGCGGCGATCTGTCG AAACATCCTCATGTTATATTTGAGGCTCGATCAAAGGCTAACAAAGGCTGCGCTAACTCGGGGAATATTGAGTGGCGTGTAAAGAACCGTCGGCAGAAGCATGTTCTGGGCCTATCGGAGAACGTTTCCGATCGATACAAGAGAGACGTCCGTGAGCAAACCAAATACATCGAAACTGCCATCATTATCGATAAGGCTATG TTCGAGAAGAGGAACGGTAGCACTAGAGCGGAGGTTGTCCACGATGCCATCCAAGTCGTCAATATCGCTGATTTG TATTTCCGTACATTGAACACTAGAGTCTCCGTGACATACATCGAAACCTGGCAGGGCGTGAACAAGGCGAATATCAGTGAAGGCATGGACATCAATCAAGCTTTGAGCAACTTGAATGCTTACAAGATGCGAAATATAGTCCAAGTCGAACACGACACCACCCAGTTGCTCAC AGGCGAAACATTTATGGGCGGCGAATCGGGGGTGGCGGTGCCGTCGTCCATCTGTAAATCAAGAGCCCTAGGAATTAGCGTTGATGTGAATTCGTACGAGCCCCATTTACTAGCGGGCACCATGGCCCACATGATCGGCCATAACATTGGCATGATCCACGACGATGAAA GGAAAAACTGCGTGTGTCAGGACTGGCACGGGTGTATTATGGCTCAATCAATCGTCGGCTTGGACAACGTGCAACCGTACAAGTTTTCCGACTGCAGTAAAAACGACTACACGGAGACGTTGCGTAGCGGCGAGGCTATTTGTCTTCTGAATAAACCGAACGAG TTGGTGGGAAAGAGAACCTGCGGAAATAGGAAACTAGACGAAGGGGAACAATGCGATTGCGGATCGATCGACGAGTGCAAAGAGCTCGATCCATGCTGCGACCCGATCACCTGCAACCTCACCAGGGAGGCGGAGTGCGCGGCAGGACCATGCTGTAGCAAGTGCAAG TTGTTGGCCCCCGGAGTGGTCTGCCGGGAGTCAACGAACGAGTGCGACCTGCCGGAAGTCTGCACGGGAAAGACCGGCCAGTGTCCGGTTGACGTTTACAGAAGAAACGGCAGTCCGTGCGCGGATAACACCGGAGTCTGTTTCAACGGGTTCTGTCCAGCCCTGGATGTGCAGTGCGAGCAGATCTGGGGCTACGGAGGTATCGCAGCGGACAAACACTGCTTCGAGCACTACAACTCGAAGGGCTCCTTGAGCGGACACTGTGGCACCGACTCGTCCGGCCACTACATCAAGTGCGAGCCAGA GAACGTCCGCTGCGGATCGCTGCAATGCCAACACGGCAGCAAACAGCCGATAATCCCGGGGTTCGATCACTCGCACATCGTGATGTCGATCAGGGGCGAGGAATATCAGTGCAA GTCGACCACCGGGAAAGTCGACGGCTCAGACGTGCCCGGCATGGGGCTGGTTCGCGACGGTACATCCTGCGGAAATAACTCG GTGTGCGTGAACCAGAATTGTACGAACATTTTTCCGCTCACTAACAAAGAGAGGTGTCCCAGTAATCACAACAACAACGAGTGCTCGGGCAACGGC TACTGCACGAACATAAACACGTGCTACTGCCACGAGGGATGGGGCGGGTCAGACTGCTCCATACAAGAAGAGATCCCCACACCCATACCCGGCAACGGATCAGTTGGTAAAAATAGTACAAGTATTAAAATGGGGCCGAAAGAGACCCCCTACG AGGGCACTAACAACACCCTTAGCACCGGGTGGATGGTTGTAATCATGGTGGGTGTGGTGAAAGGAGTCTTCATTACTTTTGCACTAATGGCTGGTTGCTACAG AAGGAAGAGCACCGTCCAGAAATACGAGCACCCGTACGTGAAGAAACCGCCGGCGAAAAACTACACCAGCGTCTCGAAGAACCACCATCCGGAACACGAGGTGCTGGACAGCGTCAACACGAACATCCTCAACTTCCACAGTATGCCTAAGTACAACAG CCGCACCGACAACCAGCGCGTGCTGTTTCTACCCCCGAATAACGTCGCCACCACAGACGGGCCAAGACTCAA GGAGCATAAGATGAGGAAGACCGTCATAAACGAGGACGACGGCAGTACGGGAGGAGAGGACGCTGTCTCTTTCATTGATCTGCAATCGGGCGCCAATCACTCGCATGGAGCGTCTCAGAAGGGAATCTTAAAGAAACCCACTGTTTGCG GAGGCACGGTGGTGAACTTGGAACGCACTCTGGACCGGTTGAACGGCTACCACGAGAACATTATGGAGGCGTTAAGGAACGCGAAGACCCGGCACGAGCTTGTTGGAACAAGTTCCACCGGTGGGAACCTGGTGAACGACGAGGTCTCGCACAAACCTCTGGAGCAATGCGTGTATCCGGATCCATGCCACAAGGATATGGACGGCCACGACATCGACAACCAGGACGAAGACGACGATGGGGAGGGAGAGGGTACCTGCGGTATACTACGCATCCGCAACATAGAGGATCTGATCAAGCAGCTGGAGCGTCACTCGTCCCGTCACATCAGTCACCTGAGCCCCTGTGGCTCCGAGGAGATGCGGATATCCGAGAGCGAGGCTGATCGTCACTACAGGATAGATTCGTCCGTTTGTAGCGAATCCTCCCAAGG AAGCAGAAGGTGTAGCCGCGCCCGCGACGATACCTACGGTCGGTGCCGTCAGCCGTCTTCTCGAAGTCCTTACGGCACCCACCAGCACACTCAACACTCCCACCAAATGCAAGTGGAGGAGGGTATCTATGAAACTGCCGACCCTGACAGAGGCTCAAATGCTAGGGGTGAAACGCCCGATAGTGAAAG TGATGCATTTATTCAAGCTCAACAACAACTAGCCCGATGGACTAGTGAGGACGGAGTGCAGCACCGGCCACCGCAGCAGCCGCCGCCACCTGCAATGACCGGTGGTGGCACGATGCAGTTGTTGCAGCAACACCGGCAAGGTCAATGCGAACACCACCAACAgttgcagcagcaacaacatcaCCACCATCATCACCACGCTCAGCCAttgcagcagcaacagcagcagcagcagtcgtCACTACAGCATCCATGTCAACAACAACACCAACTGCCGGTGGAACAACTGCCAATACAGCAGCGTGGCTATTATCCATCCCCACCCCACACCGATAACAATGGTCTCGACAACGACGAGACTGAAAATGCTCAATCCCATCAACAACAAAAGCTCCTCCCCGACGTTCGTGGAATCGATGTTAATCACTTGCCTAATATTAACAAATGCCCACTAGACGATACATTTAGTCTAGATTGTAACATAAATAATGGTTCCCCTAAAGAATTAAATACCAACAACACTAGTGATAACGAAAATACTGCCCTACTGCCCCCTTCGCATTTTCCCGAGTACAAGCATTGA